One window of the Pedobacter ginsengisoli genome contains the following:
- the asnS gene encoding asparagine--tRNA ligase, with amino-acid sequence MIKREKVKSLLNTNEFDREVTVMGWVRTFRNNQFIAINDGSCIGNIQIVVDFNNTPEELLKRITTGAAISVKGTIVESLGKGQRVDIKAESIEILGDSDPEKFPLQPKKHSLEFLREIAHLRFRTNTFNAVFKLRHALAFAIHQFYNERGFVYMHTPVITASDAEGAGEMFKVTTLDFDNVPRAEDGKVDYSQDFFARATNLTVSGQLEGELAAMAFGQIYTFGPTFRAENSNTARHLAEFWMVEPEVAFADLDDNMQLAEDMLKYVISYALEHCKEEIEFLNNRLLEEEKTKPQNERSELSLIEKLNFCLNNDFERLTYTEAIAILKSSKPNQKKQFKYIIDEWGADLQSEHERFLVEKHFKKPVILTDYPADIKSFYMRQNEPDAQGRKTVAAMDILFPGIGEIIGGSQREERLDRLTQRMEDLDIPQDEMWWYLDTRRFGSAPHSGFGLGFERLILFVSGMTNIRDVIAFPRFPKNAEF; translated from the coding sequence ATGATTAAAAGAGAAAAAGTAAAAAGTTTGTTAAATACAAACGAATTCGACAGAGAAGTTACAGTTATGGGATGGGTGCGAACTTTTCGCAACAACCAGTTTATTGCAATAAATGATGGTTCCTGCATTGGGAATATCCAAATTGTAGTAGATTTTAATAATACTCCGGAAGAACTTTTAAAACGTATAACTACCGGGGCTGCAATTTCTGTTAAAGGAACAATTGTTGAATCATTAGGAAAAGGTCAAAGAGTAGATATTAAAGCAGAATCTATTGAAATATTAGGCGATAGTGATCCTGAAAAATTCCCCCTTCAACCTAAAAAACATAGTTTGGAATTTTTACGTGAGATTGCCCACCTACGCTTCCGGACCAATACATTTAATGCAGTTTTCAAATTACGCCATGCATTAGCTTTTGCTATTCACCAATTTTATAATGAAAGAGGCTTTGTATATATGCACACTCCGGTAATTACCGCTTCGGATGCTGAAGGTGCAGGTGAAATGTTTAAAGTTACTACTCTTGACTTTGATAATGTACCACGTGCTGAAGATGGAAAAGTAGATTACTCACAGGATTTCTTTGCACGTGCAACTAACCTAACAGTATCAGGACAGCTAGAAGGTGAATTGGCTGCAATGGCTTTTGGACAGATTTATACTTTTGGCCCTACTTTTAGAGCTGAAAACTCGAACACAGCCCGCCATCTTGCTGAGTTTTGGATGGTTGAGCCTGAAGTTGCTTTTGCTGACCTTGATGACAATATGCAGCTTGCTGAAGATATGCTTAAATATGTTATTAGCTATGCGCTTGAGCACTGTAAAGAAGAAATAGAGTTCTTAAATAATCGTTTACTTGAAGAGGAAAAAACAAAACCTCAGAATGAGCGCAGTGAGTTATCTTTAATAGAAAAACTAAACTTCTGCCTGAACAATGATTTTGAACGTTTAACTTACACAGAGGCTATAGCGATTTTAAAATCTTCGAAACCTAATCAGAAAAAACAATTCAAGTATATTATTGATGAATGGGGAGCTGATTTACAATCAGAACATGAACGCTTCCTTGTTGAAAAACACTTTAAAAAACCTGTTATATTAACAGATTATCCGGCTGATATTAAATCGTTCTATATGCGTCAGAATGAGCCTGATGCACAGGGCAGAAAAACGGTTGCTGCGATGGATATTTTGTTTCCAGGAATTGGAGAAATAATAGGTGGATCTCAAAGAGAGGAACGCCTTGATAGGCTTACCCAAAGAATGGAAGATCTTGATATTCCACAAGACGAAATGTGGTGGTATCTTGACACCAGACGCTTTGGATCGGCACCACACTCTGGTTTTGGATTAGGTTTTGAACGACTGATATTATTTGTAAGTGGAATGACTAACATCAGAGATGTTATTGCATTTCCTCGTTTCCCTAAAAACGCAGAATTTTAA
- a CDS encoding S41 family peptidase has protein sequence MKNNFVKDYIMGSVLVICVLFSACKKNKTAPEPQSEPVQNTKQTPTTNRVELTNDSIFLYAKEVYFWNEALPTYDAFNPRQYNTGATNLEKYESNLYNLVKSSNSQDYLSNSSSPKYSYIFDKADKNPTAVIPGTKMSVDLEGNGNDVGLRFGYFGQTNTDYSIYVTAVYPNSPAAKAGVTRGDEITAINGVTYGTNFNAEVDKIESAIEGGTVTVAGKKGTVSFTKTLTKAIYKSSPIYKDTVFTASTKKIGYLAYARFSNKENSESALTTVFNNFAAKGVTDLIIDLRYNGGGYISTAQHLINLIAPTGTSGTMFTEHYNSTMQNKKATILKNQPVVDNGRITGTYFDDDYSVSGNTTTFQKTGNLTGVKNIVFIVERYTASASELVINSLKPHMTVKLVGETSYGKPIGFFPITLENKYDVYFSMFETKNSAGAGGYYNGMTPDVKGYEFAEGDIMYNFGNAKDDCTAMAINILAPGITVTSQGKVAATANRSKSTRLQAIGGNASGEFVGMIENRK, from the coding sequence ATGAAAAATAACTTCGTAAAAGATTATATAATGGGTTCGGTCTTGGTGATCTGTGTCCTTTTTAGTGCGTGCAAAAAAAATAAAACTGCACCAGAGCCTCAATCAGAGCCTGTTCAAAATACCAAGCAAACTCCTACAACAAACAGGGTAGAGTTAACCAATGATTCTATATTTCTGTACGCTAAAGAAGTTTATTTCTGGAATGAGGCTTTACCTACCTACGATGCATTTAATCCACGGCAGTATAATACCGGCGCAACCAATTTGGAGAAGTATGAATCCAATTTGTATAACCTGGTTAAATCATCAAATTCTCAAGATTATTTAAGTAATAGTTCGTCGCCTAAATATTCTTATATTTTTGATAAAGCTGATAAAAATCCTACTGCTGTTATTCCTGGTACAAAAATGTCGGTTGATTTAGAAGGAAATGGTAATGATGTTGGTTTAAGGTTTGGTTATTTTGGTCAAACTAATACAGACTATTCGATTTATGTTACTGCTGTGTATCCTAATTCTCCTGCGGCCAAAGCTGGCGTTACAAGGGGAGATGAAATTACAGCGATCAATGGCGTAACTTATGGAACTAATTTTAATGCAGAAGTCGATAAAATTGAAAGCGCAATAGAAGGTGGTACAGTAACAGTAGCAGGTAAAAAAGGAACTGTAAGTTTTACTAAAACACTTACTAAAGCCATTTATAAAAGCAGCCCTATATATAAAGATACTGTTTTCACAGCCAGCACTAAAAAGATAGGTTATTTGGCATATGCAAGGTTCTCAAATAAAGAGAACTCAGAAAGCGCATTAACTACAGTATTTAATAATTTCGCTGCTAAAGGGGTTACGGATCTTATTATAGACCTTAGATATAATGGTGGTGGTTATATAAGCACCGCACAACATCTTATTAATCTTATCGCACCTACAGGAACTTCAGGTACAATGTTTACAGAACATTATAATTCTACCATGCAAAACAAAAAGGCTACAATTTTAAAGAATCAGCCTGTTGTTGATAATGGCCGTATTACAGGGACTTATTTTGATGATGATTATTCTGTAAGTGGCAATACCACAACCTTTCAAAAAACTGGAAATTTAACTGGTGTAAAGAATATTGTTTTTATTGTAGAACGCTATACGGCATCTGCAAGTGAACTTGTAATAAATAGTCTAAAACCCCACATGACTGTTAAGCTTGTAGGAGAGACCTCTTATGGTAAACCTATTGGGTTTTTCCCGATAACGCTTGAAAATAAATACGATGTTTACTTTTCAATGTTCGAAACTAAAAACTCAGCCGGTGCAGGAGGGTATTATAATGGGATGACACCTGATGTTAAAGGATATGAATTTGCTGAAGGAGATATTATGTACAATTTTGGTAATGCCAAAGACGATTGTACGGCAATGGCTATCAACATTCTTGCTCCAGGTATTACCGTTACCAGTCAGGGAAAAGTGGCTGCTACTGCAAACAGATCCAAGTCAACTCGTTTGCAGGCAATAGGAGGCAACGCAAGTGGTGAATTTGTAGGGATGATTGAAAACAGAAAATAA
- the sucC gene encoding ADP-forming succinate--CoA ligase subunit beta produces MNIHEYQGKEILKSFGVAVQEGIVADTVEQAVEAAKKMKTDYNSDWVVIKAQIHAGGRGKGGGVKLAKNLDEVKERATAILGMQLVTPQTGPEGKKVNKILVAQDVYYPGASETKEFYISVLLNRANGRNIIMYSTEGGMDIEEVAEHTPHLIFKEEIDPKVGLQGFQARKIAFNLGLSGQAFKEMVKFVSALYKAYDSTDSSMFEINPVLKTSDDKIIAVDAKVDLDENALFRHPDYAAMRDKLEEDPTDVEASESNLNYVKLDGNVGCMVNGAGLAMATMDIIKIAGGEPANFLDVGGTANAQTVKAGFNIILKDPNVKAILINIFGGIVRCDRVAQGVIDAYKEIGDVPVPIICRLQGTNAVEAKQLIDDSGLKVFSAIALKDAADLVTKVLA; encoded by the coding sequence ATGAATATCCACGAATATCAAGGTAAAGAAATACTTAAAAGTTTTGGAGTAGCCGTACAAGAAGGTATAGTAGCCGACACGGTAGAGCAGGCTGTAGAAGCTGCTAAAAAAATGAAAACTGACTACAATTCTGACTGGGTTGTAATTAAAGCTCAAATCCACGCTGGTGGTAGAGGTAAAGGCGGCGGTGTAAAGCTTGCTAAAAACCTTGATGAGGTTAAGGAAAGAGCTACTGCTATTTTAGGTATGCAGTTGGTAACTCCACAAACTGGTCCGGAAGGAAAGAAAGTTAACAAAATTTTAGTTGCTCAGGACGTATACTATCCAGGTGCATCTGAAACCAAAGAATTCTATATCAGCGTATTGTTAAACCGTGCTAACGGAAGAAACATAATCATGTATTCTACTGAAGGTGGGATGGATATTGAAGAGGTTGCAGAACATACTCCTCATTTGATCTTCAAAGAAGAGATTGACCCTAAAGTTGGTTTACAAGGATTTCAGGCTCGTAAAATAGCTTTCAACCTTGGCCTAAGTGGTCAGGCTTTTAAAGAGATGGTAAAATTTGTTAGCGCACTTTACAAAGCTTACGACAGCACTGACTCTTCAATGTTTGAAATCAATCCTGTTTTAAAAACATCCGATGATAAAATTATTGCTGTTGATGCTAAAGTAGATCTAGACGAAAATGCATTATTCCGTCATCCGGATTACGCTGCAATGCGTGATAAACTGGAAGAAGATCCTACTGATGTTGAAGCAAGCGAATCAAACCTTAATTATGTTAAACTTGATGGAAACGTTGGTTGCATGGTTAATGGAGCAGGACTTGCAATGGCTACGATGGATATTATTAAAATTGCAGGTGGAGAGCCGGCTAACTTTTTAGATGTTGGTGGTACTGCAAATGCACAAACAGTAAAAGCTGGTTTTAACATTATCCTTAAAGATCCAAATGTGAAAGCTATTCTGATTAACATATTTGGCGGTATTGTTCGTTGCGACCGTGTTGCCCAAGGTGTTATTGATGCCTATAAAGAAATTGGAGATGTTCCAGTTCCAATCATTTGTCGCTTACAAGGAACAAATGCTGTTGAAGCTAAGCAACTAATAGATGATTCAGGATTAAAAGTTTTCTCTGCAATAGCATTAAAAGATGCTGCTGATTTAGTTACTAAAGTATTAGCTTAA
- a CDS encoding winged helix-turn-helix domain-containing protein, whose protein sequence is MKNPIGALNKIFDSRIRLGVMSILIVNDSISFNELKQMLELTDGNLASHLNTLEQAQYLKVQKSFIGKKTNTTYIITDLGKQAFKVHLEALEKMIKSL, encoded by the coding sequence ATGAAAAACCCGATTGGAGCCCTTAACAAAATATTTGATAGCCGGATCAGACTGGGCGTGATGTCTATTTTGATTGTAAACGACAGCATTAGTTTTAATGAACTAAAGCAAATGCTGGAACTTACAGATGGCAACCTTGCCTCCCACCTGAATACTTTGGAGCAGGCTCAGTATTTAAAAGTCCAAAAATCATTTATCGGCAAAAAAACAAATACTACTTATATAATTACAGATTTAGGCAAACAAGCTTTTAAAGTACATCTGGAAGCTTTAGAAAAGATGATCAAGAGCCTTTAA
- a CDS encoding ABC transporter ATP-binding protein, translated as MLKATGIKKAYGNLPILKGVDFEVSKGEIVSIIGASGAGKSTLLHILGTLDKPDHGTVELNGSTVNKLSGELLSVFRNKNIGFVFQFHHLLPEFTALENICIPAFIAKVPTKQAIARATELLELLGLKDRSDHKPNQLSGGEQQRIAVARALINNPAIILADEPSGNLDSANASSLHQFFITLRDNFKQTFVIVTHNEDLAKISDRVVTMKDGLII; from the coding sequence ATGCTAAAAGCCACAGGTATAAAAAAAGCGTATGGGAACCTACCCATATTAAAAGGAGTAGATTTTGAAGTATCAAAAGGTGAGATTGTAAGCATAATAGGTGCTTCAGGTGCAGGAAAAAGTACTTTGCTCCATATACTAGGTACGTTAGATAAGCCCGACCACGGTACAGTAGAGCTTAACGGTTCAACAGTTAATAAGCTCTCTGGCGAATTGCTAAGCGTTTTTAGAAATAAGAATATCGGCTTTGTTTTTCAGTTTCATCATCTTTTACCTGAATTTACTGCGTTAGAGAATATTTGCATACCAGCATTTATAGCCAAAGTACCCACAAAGCAAGCAATAGCAAGGGCAACTGAACTTTTAGAGCTTCTGGGGTTAAAAGACAGGTCCGATCATAAACCTAACCAGTTGTCTGGTGGCGAGCAGCAGCGTATTGCGGTAGCAAGAGCGTTGATAAACAATCCGGCAATTATTCTTGCCGATGAGCCATCTGGTAATCTGGATTCGGCAAATGCCAGCTCATTGCACCAATTTTTTATTACACTTAGAGATAATTTTAAGCAAACCTTTGTTATTGTAACCCATAATGAAGATCTGGCTAAGATTAGCGATAGGGTAGTTACTATGAAAGACGGTTTAATTATTTAA
- a CDS encoding DUF4173 domain-containing protein produces MKQRIDLQLFATIGGGILFTFLFWMEKQALNLLIYSLFLIVITLLDQEKQKTKKLYIVIASHLLAAVLVVINQSILNIITWYISFAVMMGLIHFPLLRNIFSVLLAAFLQIITAPINLLKKIMALHFRSLSFKPVLKIVTYIVIPCFAILFFSILYSEANTIFADYLNQITSGISTFINNILIFLFPQLSFERFMHIILGIILSAGIFISLKKVELEKIESRFNEQLTKAHRNKTSKSIGYMFMEVFAEGLLKKVMALKTENIIGIISFIALNLLLLSLNIIDLTTLWLGKNIGLSGADYSNELHDGTNALIISIVMAMMVIVYFFRGNLNFYSKNKTIRLLAYLWIFQNMFLVCSVLLRDFHYINALGLTYKRIGVLVFLLLCSIGLFTVYIKVAQQKTFFYLCKVNGLMWYTLLLVFGFVNWDVLIVNHNINNRDSINLDLDHLTELSDKTLPLLNKNKLILRKYLSTSKYAYRWSNDTTRIATKPTAPTDAEQILAFEKDLNQRNNTFKTKYNETSWLSWNYRDWQTMQFLTENHL; encoded by the coding sequence ATGAAACAGCGCATAGACCTACAGCTTTTTGCAACAATTGGTGGCGGCATTCTTTTCACTTTCCTCTTCTGGATGGAGAAACAGGCTCTTAACCTTCTTATTTACTCCCTTTTTTTAATTGTCATCACTTTACTTGACCAGGAAAAGCAAAAAACCAAAAAACTCTACATTGTTATCGCCAGTCATCTTCTGGCTGCCGTGCTTGTAGTTATAAATCAATCGATACTGAACATCATAACCTGGTATATCAGTTTTGCAGTGATGATGGGCTTAATCCATTTCCCTCTGTTAAGGAATATTTTTTCTGTCCTGCTGGCTGCATTTTTACAAATCATTACAGCTCCGATAAATCTTTTAAAAAAAATAATGGCACTTCATTTCAGGAGTCTCTCTTTTAAGCCTGTTTTAAAGATTGTTACATACATTGTTATCCCATGCTTTGCCATACTTTTTTTTAGTATACTTTATAGCGAGGCTAACACCATTTTTGCCGATTACCTTAATCAGATTACTTCTGGCATATCCACATTTATAAACAACATACTGATCTTCCTGTTCCCCCAATTAAGTTTTGAACGCTTTATGCACATTATACTTGGGATCATTTTGAGTGCAGGAATTTTCATCAGCTTAAAAAAGGTTGAACTTGAAAAAATTGAAAGTCGCTTTAATGAGCAGCTAACAAAGGCGCACAGAAATAAAACATCCAAATCTATCGGGTATATGTTTATGGAAGTTTTTGCTGAAGGTTTGCTAAAAAAAGTGATGGCTTTAAAAACTGAAAACATTATAGGCATCATCTCATTCATAGCCTTAAACCTCTTATTGCTTTCATTAAATATTATTGATTTAACTACGTTGTGGCTAGGCAAAAATATTGGGTTAAGCGGAGCAGACTATTCAAATGAACTTCATGATGGTACCAACGCGCTAATAATAAGTATTGTTATGGCCATGATGGTTATTGTTTATTTTTTTAGAGGTAATTTAAATTTCTATAGCAAAAATAAGACAATCAGACTCCTGGCCTATTTATGGATTTTTCAGAATATGTTTCTGGTTTGTTCTGTTTTACTCAGAGATTTTCATTATATAAATGCCCTTGGGCTAACTTACAAGCGCATTGGGGTATTGGTTTTCTTATTACTTTGTTCAATAGGCCTTTTTACTGTTTACATCAAAGTTGCACAACAGAAAACCTTCTTCTATCTGTGTAAAGTGAATGGATTGATGTGGTATACATTACTGCTAGTTTTTGGTTTTGTAAACTGGGATGTTTTAATCGTGAATCACAACATTAATAACAGGGACTCCATCAACTTAGATCTTGATCATTTAACAGAATTGTCTGACAAGACACTCCCCCTCTTGAATAAGAATAAGTTGATACTTCGAAAATATTTGAGCACCTCAAAATATGCCTACAGATGGAGTAACGATACAACCCGTATCGCTACAAAACCAACTGCACCAACCGATGCAGAACAGATTTTGGCTTTTGAAAAAGATTTAAACCAGCGCAACAATACATTTAAAACAAAATACAATGAAACATCCTGGCTTTCGTGGAATTACCGCGATTGGCAAACCATGCAATTTTTAACTGAAAATCATCTATAA
- the ltrA gene encoding group II intron reverse transcriptase/maturase, whose product MLEEILDIRNVQSAFRQVTANKGAGGIDGMQTDELRDYLNINWQTLRSDILNGSYRPSAVRKVEIPKSGGGARMLGIPTVIDRLIQQSISQWLSPKYEGDFSFSSYGFRPKRKAHQAVLKAQEYLNAGYTWIVELDLDKFFDRVNHDKLMCLLSGKIKDKRTLKLIRLYLSSGMMENGLVSPRKEGTPQGSPLSPLLSNIVLHELDAKLEERGHKFVRYADDCSIYVHSRKSADRVMDNITSYLEGGLKLKVNREKSKVSRPSQSTLLGFSFYKTGKDWKMRIATKSVKIIKQKLLGHTKRNDPITIIERIRKLDMTIRGWVNYFFHCRG is encoded by the coding sequence ATGCTTGAAGAAATATTAGACATCCGAAATGTACAAAGCGCCTTTAGGCAGGTAACCGCCAATAAGGGAGCTGGTGGTATTGATGGTATGCAGACCGATGAACTTCGGGACTACCTGAATATCAACTGGCAGACATTACGGTCTGATATTTTGAACGGCAGTTACCGCCCGAGTGCGGTAAGAAAGGTAGAGATACCCAAGTCTGGTGGGGGAGCAAGGATGCTTGGCATCCCAACGGTCATTGATCGGTTGATTCAACAGTCTATTTCCCAATGGCTGAGTCCGAAATATGAGGGCGACTTTTCTTTCAGTAGTTATGGTTTCCGTCCAAAGCGCAAGGCTCATCAGGCAGTGCTCAAGGCACAGGAATACCTTAATGCTGGTTACACATGGATTGTGGAGCTTGATCTGGACAAATTCTTTGATCGGGTAAACCATGACAAACTCATGTGCCTGCTATCAGGAAAGATAAAAGATAAGCGTACATTAAAGCTTATCCGTTTATATCTGAGCAGTGGTATGATGGAGAACGGGCTTGTTTCCCCAAGAAAAGAGGGCACACCACAGGGCAGTCCACTTAGTCCGCTTTTATCCAATATTGTTCTTCATGAACTGGATGCTAAGCTCGAAGAGCGGGGTCACAAGTTCGTACGATACGCTGATGATTGCAGTATATATGTTCACAGCAGAAAATCGGCAGATAGGGTGATGGATAACATTACCAGCTATCTGGAAGGAGGTCTAAAGCTGAAAGTGAACCGTGAAAAGAGTAAGGTGAGCAGACCATCACAGAGTACCCTGCTGGGCTTCTCGTTCTACAAGACGGGCAAAGATTGGAAAATGAGGATTGCAACCAAGTCTGTTAAGATTATAAAACAGAAACTCCTTGGACATACTAAACGCAATGATCCAATTACTATCATCGAACGGATCAGAAAGCTTGATATGACCATTAGGGGTTGGGTCAACTATTTTTTCCATTGCAGGGGCTAA
- a CDS encoding HAD hydrolase-like protein, with amino-acid sequence MAFEHYLKDKQAFVFELDDVLYPQKDYLLQVYYLFAQFIEYAEQISADEIVKSMQQAYVTTGNDDIFEITAAQFNIPLKYKMNFDMLFLSARLPLKLLMFNEMLSFLQEITVERKQIFIFTNEDPMMQLNKIKQVEWNGLESYLTVYFAAETAYKPSLAGIQEILDKHNLKKEDVLMVGKYKVDEECAANAGVDYLNVDKLLVT; translated from the coding sequence ATGGCATTTGAACATTATTTAAAAGATAAACAAGCATTTGTTTTTGAGCTCGACGATGTCCTTTATCCACAGAAGGATTATTTATTACAGGTCTATTATCTATTTGCTCAATTTATAGAATATGCAGAACAAATAAGCGCTGATGAGATTGTTAAAAGTATGCAGCAAGCATATGTTACAACTGGTAATGATGATATTTTTGAAATAACAGCCGCACAATTCAATATTCCATTAAAGTATAAAATGAACTTTGATATGCTTTTCTTAAGCGCGCGGTTGCCTCTAAAGCTTCTGATGTTTAATGAGATGCTTAGCTTTTTGCAGGAAATTACGGTTGAACGTAAACAAATATTTATATTCACCAATGAAGATCCTATGATGCAGCTCAATAAGATTAAGCAGGTTGAATGGAATGGACTAGAGAGCTATCTTACTGTTTATTTTGCAGCAGAAACTGCTTATAAACCATCTTTAGCAGGGATTCAGGAAATTTTAGATAAGCATAATTTAAAGAAAGAAGATGTGTTGATGGTAGGCAAGTACAAGGTAGATGAGGAATGCGCAGCAAATGCCGGTGTAGACTATTTGAATGTTGATAAACTATTAGTAACTTAA
- a CDS encoding M28 family peptidase translates to MKFYLLIPLSLLLSCSSVKKTDAQAGSQLLKDVEILSSDTYEGRKTGTKGAEMARKYIESRFKEIGLNTLPSFSGYEMPFSFKNNKGTTIEGKNLLGYVEGKSKNVIVISAHYDHIGIINHEIYNGADDNASGVAALLKLASHYLKNKPYHTLIFAAFDAEEAGLQGASAFVKNPPVQLENIKLNINMDMVSHNDKGELYACGTFKYPQLKPAVFSKSSKIKIILGHDDPKMGSNDWTNQSDHSAFNDKDIPFIYFGVEDHKDYHKATDEFKNINPTFFTNASEAILEISARLDHQLYLKSVINDKKRIN, encoded by the coding sequence ATGAAATTTTACCTATTAATACCGCTTAGTTTATTATTGAGCTGCAGTTCTGTAAAAAAAACAGATGCTCAGGCTGGAAGCCAGCTACTTAAAGATGTTGAAATATTATCTTCTGATACATATGAAGGGAGAAAAACAGGGACAAAAGGGGCCGAAATGGCACGTAAATATATAGAGTCGCGTTTTAAAGAAATTGGCTTAAATACACTACCATCATTTTCAGGCTATGAGATGCCGTTTTCTTTTAAAAATAATAAAGGAACGACCATTGAAGGTAAAAACCTGCTTGGCTATGTTGAGGGAAAAAGCAAAAACGTAATAGTTATATCTGCTCACTATGATCATATTGGAATTATAAACCATGAGATTTACAATGGTGCCGATGATAATGCTTCGGGAGTTGCAGCTTTATTGAAACTTGCCTCACATTATTTAAAAAATAAACCTTACCATACTTTAATTTTTGCTGCTTTTGATGCTGAGGAAGCAGGCTTACAGGGTGCAAGTGCTTTTGTAAAAAATCCTCCTGTGCAACTTGAGAACATCAAACTTAACATCAATATGGATATGGTAAGCCACAATGATAAAGGTGAGCTGTATGCTTGTGGCACATTTAAATATCCTCAGTTAAAACCAGCTGTTTTTAGTAAGAGTTCTAAAATAAAAATAATTTTAGGCCATGATGACCCCAAAATGGGAAGCAATGACTGGACTAATCAAAGTGACCATTCGGCTTTTAACGACAAGGACATACCTTTTATTTATTTTGGAGTTGAGGACCATAAGGATTACCACAAAGCTACTGACGAGTTTAAAAACATAAACCCTACATTTTTTACCAATGCAAGCGAGGCTATTCTTGAAATTTCAGCAAGATTAGACCATCAGCTTTATTTGAAATCTGTAATTAATGATAAGAAAAGAATAAATTAA